A single region of the Drosophila miranda strain MSH22 chromosome 2, D.miranda_PacBio2.1, whole genome shotgun sequence genome encodes:
- the LOC108156304 gene encoding modular serine protease has protein sequence MKLKSYLSNLLYLWAVVTLRSRAINAECSTSQFACDNGGCISQFDVCNGVKNCPDGSDETPLTCISQRQHCLKPYFQCSYGACVIGTAGCNGVNDCADGSDETLLRCGNEDDLRQFDRRLKGNCQDDEIKCPSGICLDKSRSLCDGKDDCGDGTGFDESVALCGHLECPGYSFKCGTGGCISGALSCNGQNDCFDGSDEAPLLCNTTKKVTSPTAVVIPLEQLGCSLPPGDELPILKDHYGRVLLPPITRATVYFSCQPGYILVGDESSHCANRKWSSETAPKCVKYCDSKGELDGYSTKAICTSAGQNVDCSQRLHPPGTEVKFVCATGFQTLSTTLPDMKCMKGGYWNRQRQRCDQECGQIATPTKSFSANGYTINNTVVPWHVGLYAGHTEKSYSFMCGGSLLTPDLVITAAHCVYDETVRRAYSYDTFRVIAAKFYRNYKNTTSDERWQDVRNIILAPDYKGRTNNYFNDLALLVLVEPFELSNVIRPICVHFSEFAEKETINNDVQGKFAGWSIEDKRELQFVPAVSKMNSMCLQELRDIQSDKFCIFTQGKSLACRGDSGGGFTAVRQSNAFSRDTSRHFLYGIISNAPNADQCAHSLTILTNIQHFKQIITTAIINSISTRS, from the exons ATGAAGCTTAAATCATATTTATCGAATTTATTGTACTTATGGGCGGTAGTGACGTTAAGGTCCAGAGCAA TAAACGCTGAATGTTCGACTTCCCAGTTTGCGTGCGACAATGGCGGTTGCATTTCGCAATTCGACGTTTGCAACGGCGTGAAGAACTGCCCCGACGGATCGGACGAAACCCCGCTGACGTGTATCTCCCAGCGGCAGCACTGTTTGAAGCCCTACTTCCAGTGCAGCTACGGCGCTTGTGTCATAGGAACAGCCGGATGCAACGGAGTCAATGATTGCGCAGATGGCTCCGATGAAACGCTTTTGCGCTGTGGCAACGAGGACGATTTGCGACAGTTCGACCGCCGTTTAAAGGGTAATTGTCA AGACGACGAGATTAAATGCCCATCTGGCATATGCCTAGACAAAAGCAGGTCTCTCTGTGACGGCAAGGACGACTGCGGAGACGGCACCGGCTTCGACGAGTCGGTGGCTTTGTGCGGGCACCTGGAGTGCCCGGGCTACTCCTTCAAGTGTGGCACCGGCGGCTGTATTTCGGGAGCCCTGAGTTGTAATGGACAGAACGATTGCTTCGATGGCTCGGACGAAGCCCCACTCCTGTGCAACACTACCAAGAAGGTGACGTCACCTACCGCCGTCGTCATACCGCTGGAGCAACTAGGCTGTTCCTTGCCGCCGGGTGATGAACTCCCAATTCTAAAGGATCACTACGGTCGTGTTCTCCTTCCGCCGATCACCAGGGCCACGGTCTACTTCTCCTGCCAACCCGGCTACATATTAGTGGGCGACGAATCCAGTCACTGCGCCAACAGAAAGTGGAGTTCCGAGACAGCGCCGAAGTGCGTGA AATACTGTGATTCCAAGGGCGAGTTAGATGGGTATTCCACCAAGGCCATATGCACTTCCGCTGGACAGAACGTCGACTGCAGTCAGCGCCTTCATCCGCCAGGCACTGAGGTCAAGTTTGTATGTGCCACCGGCTTCCAGACTCTCAGCACCACTCTCCCGGATATGAAGTGCATGAAAGGGGGGTACTGGAATCGCCAACGGCAACGCTGCGACCAGGAGTGTGGCCAGATAGCCACGCCAACCAAGAGCTTCTCGGCCAACGGGTACACCATCAACAACACTGTTGTCCCGTGGCATGTGGGCCTCTACGCCGGGCACACTGAGAAGAGCTATAGCTTCATGTGTGGCGGTTCGCTGCTGACGCCGGACCTGGTGATCACTGCTGCCCACTGCGTGTACGATGAAACGGTACGGCGGGCCTACAGCTATGACACGTTCCGCGTAATAGCAGCGAAATTTTATCGGAACTACAAGAATACCACCAGCGATGAGCGCTGGCAGGACGTGCGGAACATCATTTTAGCGCC TGACTACAAGGGCAGGACGAACAACTACTTCAACGATCTAGCCTTGCTAGTTCTGGTCGAGCCCTTCGAGCTCAGCAATGTCATTCGGCCGATCTGCGTCCATTTCTCAGAATTTGCCGAGAAGGAGACCATTAATAACGATGTACAGGGCAAATTCGCTGGCTGGAGCATCGAGGATAAGCGCGAGCTGCAGTTTGTGCCGGCAGTGTCCAAGATGAACTCCATGTGCCTGCAAGAGCTCAGAGACATTCAATCGGACAAATTTTGCATCTTCACGCAGGGCAAGTCGCTGGCGTGTCGGGGCGATAGTGGCGGTGGATTCACCGCCGTCCGCCAGTCCAACGCTTTCTCCCGAGACACTTCCCGCCATTTCCTGTACGGTATCATCAGCAACGCACCCAATGCAGATCAGTGCGCCCACAGTCTGACTATACTGACCAACATACAGCACTTTAAGCAAATAATAACCACTGCAATCATAAATAGCATAAGTACCAGATCCTGA
- the LOC108156306 gene encoding uncharacterized protein LOC108156306 translates to MCRCPASWSNSQKPRNIAVHATKARRLLFSTDVGSHQAIIRARVDGNERVELEGGVTVLALDQQLYHAYRSYKHQWEEQKNLCFHAYPACEQHYRLGGICVLLLDDKTGLERITGNGERRSVELQRLSQFTDIWVVWTPDAVTQYSRRLLVPQASDATGGQGELRRLSGQIILSGGSSDMNNDCISASWRCDERTARRISSADSQPRAATML, encoded by the exons ATGTGCCGCTGCCCAG CTTCTTGGTCGAACTCGCAGAAGCCTCGCAACATTGCCGTGCATGCCACGAAGGCGAGGCGTCTGCTCTTCTCGACAGATGTCGGCAGCCATCAGGCCATCATTCGGGCCCGAGTCGATGGCAATGAGCGTGTGGAGCTGGAAGGAGGTGTCACTGTGCTGGCCCTGGACCAACAGTTATACCATGCGTATCGAAGTTATAAACATCAATGGGAAGAACAA AAAAACCTTTGCTTCCATGCATATCCTGCATGTGAACAACATTACCGCCTAGGGGGGATTTGTGTACTACTGCTGGACGACAAGACCGGACTGGAGAGGATCACTGGTAACGGAGAGCGTCGTTCCGTAGAGCTGCAGCGTCTGTCGCAGTTCACCGACATCTGGGTCGTGTGGACACCGGATGCAGTCACGCAGTACTCACGACGACTGCTCGTGCCCCAAGCATCTGATGCTACTGGAGGACAAGGAGAACTACGGCGTCTATCCGGCCAGATAATTTTAAGTGGCGGGAGTAGTGACATGAACAACGACTGTATATCCGCCTCCTGGCGCTGTGACGAAAGGACTGCCCGGCGGATCAGTTCAGCTGACAGTCAGCCGAGGGCAGCGACAATGCTCTGA